In Streptomyces ambofaciens ATCC 23877, a single genomic region encodes these proteins:
- a CDS encoding alpha/beta fold hydrolase, which produces MSFLNPRIPGVNSDDVLTDITEAPHRLGAVAQAGGAQVIATVDVQAGEDDWNTPPSEEHPRPVVLVHGTFGNRGYTWNTATPLLRQHGHRVFRLDYGQHGNPVIFGLGDIKHSARQLADFVDEVLRRTGAQQVDLVGFSQGGMMPRYYLNALGGGPKVHNFVGIAPSNHGVTAQGLMNLARQIPGAVEVLEQGAVGEVVPAWPQLQHDHSFQRELAALGETTEGVRHTVIATRYDDVVTPYTSCALEQTDGRYVNNIVLQDLDPDDHTPHVSMPYNATVLNEVLKALAD; this is translated from the coding sequence GTGAGTTTCCTCAACCCCCGTATTCCCGGAGTAAACTCGGACGACGTCCTCACGGACATCACCGAGGCCCCGCACCGCCTGGGCGCGGTCGCCCAGGCGGGTGGGGCGCAGGTCATCGCCACCGTCGACGTGCAGGCGGGAGAGGACGACTGGAACACCCCACCGAGCGAGGAGCATCCCCGGCCGGTGGTGCTGGTGCACGGCACCTTCGGCAACCGCGGCTACACCTGGAACACGGCGACCCCCCTGCTGCGGCAGCACGGGCACCGCGTCTTCCGGCTCGACTACGGCCAGCACGGCAACCCCGTGATCTTCGGACTCGGCGACATCAAGCACTCCGCCCGGCAGCTCGCCGACTTCGTCGACGAGGTCCTGCGGCGGACCGGCGCCCAGCAGGTCGACCTGGTCGGCTTCTCGCAGGGCGGCATGATGCCGCGCTACTACCTCAACGCCCTCGGGGGAGGCCCCAAGGTGCACAACTTCGTCGGCATCGCGCCCAGCAACCACGGCGTCACGGCCCAGGGCCTGATGAACCTCGCCCGGCAGATTCCCGGAGCGGTGGAAGTGCTCGAACAGGGCGCGGTCGGGGAGGTCGTGCCGGCCTGGCCCCAGCTCCAGCACGACCACTCCTTCCAGCGCGAGCTGGCCGCCCTCGGGGAGACGACGGAGGGCGTCCGCCACACCGTCATCGCCACCCGGTACGACGACGTGGTCACCCCGTACACGTCGTGCGCCCTCGAACAGACCGACGGGCGCTACGTGAACAACATCGTCCTGCAGGACCTCGACCCGGACGACCACACCCCGCACGTGAGCATGCCCTACAACGCGACCGTGCTGAACGAGGTGCTCAAGGCCCTGGCCGACTGA
- a CDS encoding alpha/beta fold hydrolase: MSATLSFTAPTEHGPQDITLSYTRAGAGEPLLLLHGIGHHRQAWDPVAGILATERDVIAVDLPGFGRSSALPRGLPHDLPTTTAVLAAFCAALGVDRPHVAGNSLGGLLALELGRENLVRSVTTLSPAGFWTQAERRYAFGLLTGMRRTARALPLPLVERLSRTAAGRTALTSTIYARPARRSPEAVVAETLALARAEGFAETLRAGRTVLVTDDVPDVPVTVAWGTRDRLLLPRQGVRAKRIMPRARLVRLPGCGHVPMNDDPALVARVLLDGSRAQSARALSTSFSTVAL; this comes from the coding sequence ATGTCCGCGACGCTCTCCTTCACGGCCCCCACCGAGCACGGCCCCCAGGACATCACCCTGTCCTACACGCGCGCAGGCGCCGGCGAGCCGCTGCTCCTGCTGCACGGCATAGGCCACCACCGGCAGGCCTGGGACCCGGTGGCCGGCATCCTCGCGACCGAGCGCGACGTGATCGCCGTGGACCTGCCGGGGTTCGGGCGGTCCTCCGCGCTGCCGCGGGGACTGCCGCACGACCTGCCGACGACGACCGCGGTGCTCGCCGCGTTCTGCGCGGCGCTGGGTGTGGACCGGCCGCACGTGGCGGGCAACTCCCTGGGGGGTCTGCTGGCCCTGGAGCTCGGCCGGGAGAACCTGGTGCGGTCGGTGACGACCCTCTCCCCGGCCGGCTTCTGGACGCAGGCCGAGCGGCGCTACGCCTTCGGTCTGCTGACGGGCATGCGCCGGACCGCGCGCGCCCTGCCGCTCCCCCTCGTCGAGCGACTGTCCCGGACGGCGGCCGGCCGCACCGCCCTGACCAGCACGATCTACGCCCGCCCCGCGCGCCGCTCCCCAGAGGCCGTGGTCGCCGAGACGCTCGCGCTCGCCCGGGCGGAGGGGTTCGCCGAGACGCTCCGGGCGGGGCGCACCGTGCTCGTCACCGACGACGTCCCGGACGTTCCCGTCACCGTGGCCTGGGGCACCCGGGACCGCCTGCTCCTGCCTCGGCAGGGCGTCCGCGCCAAGCGGATCATGCCGCGGGCCCGGCTGGTGCGGCTGCCCGGATGCGGCCACGTCCCGATGAACGACGACCCGGCACTGGTCGCCCGCGTCCTCCTGGACGGCAGCCGCGCTCAGTCGGCCAGGGCCTTGAGCACCTCGTTCAGCACGGTCGCGTTGTAG
- a CDS encoding RNA polymerase sigma factor, with protein MRLVRRRLPSFQDAEDCVQETMARAAAHAALDRNRLGAFLTSVALRLCIDFYRDLERRSRLLQRAALADTPGTTEEDVCDEDFGRWLLGQVQHLRGREQEVILARAKGISTAEFARLHNISVKAAEAAFTRGRARLKTVCAKALEGCSR; from the coding sequence ATGCGGCTGGTTCGGCGAAGACTGCCAAGTTTCCAGGACGCCGAGGACTGCGTCCAGGAGACCATGGCCCGCGCGGCCGCCCACGCCGCGCTGGACAGGAATCGACTCGGCGCCTTCCTGACGTCCGTGGCACTCCGCCTCTGCATCGACTTCTACCGTGACCTGGAACGACGCAGCAGACTCCTCCAGCGCGCGGCGCTCGCCGACACCCCCGGCACGACCGAGGAGGATGTCTGCGACGAGGACTTCGGCAGATGGCTGCTGGGCCAGGTACAACACCTGCGGGGGCGGGAGCAAGAAGTCATACTCGCCCGCGCCAAGGGCATTTCCACCGCGGAATTCGCCCGCCTGCACAACATTTCCGTGAAGGCCGCAGAAGCCGCCTTCACCAGGGGCCGCGCACGATTGAAGACCGTGTGTGCAAAAGCCTTGGAAGGCTGCTCCCGATAA
- a CDS encoding HD domain-containing protein translates to MATGPETPKAPEPPQGAPGAWQPLLGRPALADLLGHPLAGAALTELGRLLPPHVAVHSLRVFLLADAWARTHGIAYDRVGVLAAAVFHDAGLVGRAPLGRGGFPGRSAALLDRFLAGHEVGMGRRTTLTRAVREHMRPFPARDAGPEARLLHFGAWLDVTGRGERQLPDERRRLRALAPTPWFAVSFSARVVACGLRRVLPDSPVTAR, encoded by the coding sequence ATGGCCACAGGGCCCGAGACACCGAAGGCACCCGAACCGCCGCAGGGGGCACCCGGGGCGTGGCAGCCCCTGCTCGGCCGGCCGGCCCTCGCCGACCTGCTCGGACACCCCCTCGCGGGCGCCGCGCTGACGGAGCTGGGCCGACTCCTGCCGCCCCACGTCGCCGTGCACTCCCTGCGCGTTTTCCTGCTGGCCGACGCGTGGGCGCGGACCCACGGGATCGCGTACGACCGGGTCGGCGTGCTGGCCGCCGCGGTGTTCCACGACGCCGGGCTGGTGGGCCGCGCACCGCTCGGCCGCGGCGGGTTCCCCGGCCGCTCGGCCGCGCTGCTCGACCGCTTCCTGGCCGGGCACGAGGTGGGCATGGGGCGGCGCACGACCCTCACACGGGCGGTGCGCGAGCACATGCGGCCGTTCCCCGCGCGCGACGCCGGTCCCGAGGCGCGGCTGCTGCACTTCGGCGCGTGGCTGGACGTCACCGGCCGCGGTGAGCGTCAACTGCCCGACGAGAGACGGCGGTTGCGCGCCCTGGCCCCCACTCCGTGGTTCGCCGTGTCCTTCTCCGCCCGGGTGGTGGCCTGCGGGCTGCGCCGGGTGCTGCCGGATTCTCCCGTCACCGCCCGGTGA
- a CDS encoding NAD(P)/FAD-dependent oxidoreductase produces the protein MQEDQRVFDVAIVGGGIGGTMLGTVLARHGVRVLLLEGSGHPRFAIGESTVPETTFGLRVLARRYDVPELEHLATNGALRRHVSSNCGVKRNFSFIYHREGEPTRPEECTQYPTWGPPLGPDSHYFRQDVDAYMFHVAVSYGVTAHTHTVVEDVKFEEDGATLVTRERGTFRASYVVDAGGMRAVLPERLGLRQDPPYRTRSRTIFTHMVGVRPFDAVAPSREQHGMPSPFSQGTLHHMFPGGWFWVIPFDNQSTSTSELCSVGINLDLDQHPRPDDVSPEEEFWRYVHRFPSVARQFERARAVRPYVSTDRTQFASQKVVGDRWCLLPHASDFIDPLFSSGLAVTVMALNALSHRLIDAVRQNDFDTSRFAYLDHWTKRMFRFYDDLVSCSYIAFDDFDLWNAWNRVWTITTLYGTNAQNQAAVTFEKTRDPACFDMLELPPYRGLQGMDNPWVERMFDQARDAVLAYRAGESTKEQTIARIYALLDESGLVPSVWATLDPRNRCPSGVFTLWPLMKILLWGKYRSPQHVRGSYFTGGARLVGREAVEAYLTELRAGSSQVHQTVRDMWLNWNRDWAERPAPRK, from the coding sequence ATGCAAGAAGACCAGCGTGTTTTCGATGTCGCCATCGTCGGAGGCGGCATCGGCGGGACGATGCTGGGGACCGTCCTCGCCCGCCACGGTGTGCGCGTGCTGCTGCTGGAGGGCAGCGGCCACCCCCGGTTCGCCATCGGAGAGTCCACCGTCCCCGAGACCACGTTCGGCCTGCGGGTGCTGGCCCGCCGCTACGACGTCCCGGAGCTCGAGCACCTGGCGACCAACGGGGCGCTGCGCCGCCACGTGTCGTCGAACTGCGGGGTCAAGCGCAACTTCAGCTTCATCTACCACCGGGAGGGCGAGCCCACCCGGCCCGAGGAGTGCACCCAGTACCCCACGTGGGGTCCGCCGCTCGGCCCCGACTCGCACTACTTCCGGCAGGACGTGGACGCGTACATGTTCCACGTCGCCGTGTCCTACGGTGTCACCGCCCACACGCACACCGTGGTCGAGGACGTGAAGTTCGAGGAGGACGGTGCCACGCTCGTCACCCGGGAACGAGGCACCTTCCGGGCCTCGTACGTGGTCGACGCCGGCGGGATGCGGGCGGTCCTCCCCGAGCGGCTGGGCCTGCGGCAGGACCCGCCGTACCGGACCCGGTCGCGCACGATCTTCACGCACATGGTGGGCGTACGCCCCTTCGACGCCGTGGCGCCCTCGCGTGAGCAGCACGGCATGCCGAGCCCCTTCAGCCAGGGAACGCTCCACCACATGTTCCCGGGCGGATGGTTCTGGGTCATCCCGTTCGACAACCAGTCGACCAGCACGAGCGAGTTGTGCAGCGTCGGCATCAACCTCGACCTCGACCAGCACCCCCGCCCGGACGACGTCTCGCCGGAGGAGGAGTTCTGGCGGTACGTGCACCGGTTCCCCAGCGTGGCGCGGCAGTTCGAGCGGGCGCGGGCGGTGCGTCCCTACGTCTCCACCGACCGCACCCAGTTCGCCTCGCAGAAGGTGGTCGGCGACCGGTGGTGCCTGCTGCCGCACGCCAGTGACTTCATCGACCCGCTCTTCTCCAGCGGTCTCGCCGTCACCGTGATGGCGCTGAACGCGCTGAGTCACCGGCTCATCGACGCGGTGCGCCAGAACGACTTCGACACCTCCCGGTTCGCGTATCTGGACCACTGGACCAAGCGCATGTTCCGGTTCTACGACGACCTGGTGTCCTGCAGTTACATCGCGTTCGACGACTTCGACCTGTGGAACGCCTGGAACCGGGTGTGGACCATCACCACGCTGTACGGCACGAACGCCCAGAACCAGGCCGCCGTCACGTTCGAGAAGACACGGGACCCGGCCTGCTTCGACATGCTGGAGCTGCCGCCGTACCGAGGGCTCCAGGGCATGGACAACCCCTGGGTGGAGCGCATGTTCGACCAGGCGCGGGACGCCGTACTCGCCTACCGGGCGGGGGAGTCGACGAAGGAACAGACGATCGCGCGCATCTACGCCCTGTTGGACGAGAGCGGGCTGGTTCCGTCGGTGTGGGCGACCCTGGACCCTCGGAACCGCTGCCCGTCCGGGGTGTTCACGCTCTGGCCCCTGATGAAGATCCTGCTGTGGGGCAAGTACCGCTCACCGCAGCACGTCCGGGGTTCCTACTTCACCGGCGGGGCACGGCTGGTGGGCCGGGAGGCGGTCGAGGCGTACCTCACCGAACTGCGGGCCGGCAGCTCCCAGGTCCACCAGACCGTGCGGGACATGTGGCTCAACTGGAACCGCGACTGGGCCGAGCGGCCGGCTCCTCGGAAATGA